From one Peredibacter starrii genomic stretch:
- a CDS encoding putative Ig domain-containing protein: MLLMTAAGCNPSGYVKVDVFQDLFKNNPPTLSSFTCASTSLTEGDTLSCSAIGNDTGDFTYRFSLQNTCGSAVIDADSGVINLLTDNSFVPGCVLSIEAFDGEFTSSSIQVPITVANTVPTLSISDVTLPEDSVLIANDAAVQSSEGDNGVYALDNAVTTGTKCSTVGTLSIDAVTGAVSLNAPNWVGSCNITVTYDDGNGGVATDEFTYTATNINDGPIISGSCGGSVNQDAAYSCSALTANDPEGDTFTWEFGPTHDCAFLAIDSSTGAITGTPDDNEVGSCTLAVRGTDGTNYSQIVYTRSITVNNLQPTLNITNKSTNDTIGPVVVATDAEVQSNEEGLGVYALDNATTSGTKCSDNGVVSINTTNGEVTFDGVDGWTGTCNIKVVFDDQNPTLNLVADEFTLTVVDNVGPVALSVSSLLADGTYNLGSTISIRVTFNEPVTVTGFPKILLETGFIDREATYVSGSGSANLTFNYTVEADDFSADLDVAAAAVIVLNGGTLVDISSNAATLNLPAGANPNSLPSQKNIVVAGTFPFAELQNIPTPIARTSLTDMTVGGTGVTHYRYKWGIKAATDCSVATGYSAETDISQKIVESLTSVVVGNPVAFCVVGKNASDVWQPYSAATRVEWIKGEYSMGPISLAGLSNLPNWKDVIIDSFGRIVARNARGEIFRSVDNGTTWQLQCKIVNDDNAHFKTSPTAGHTYLITNGNLHKVESYNGAPCPQKTSTITDFNYTYFYSPIAIDSDGSIYLFLADASGQRDLLYKSADQGENWILHNTLTGNGWSSSFAIDPNDKNKMVRFAADDVNSTRQGLYTSSNAGITWTMTSTKDLTFVDLKYNPAQSNSFYVATGDYSTDGGVNLTLGTNTILVTDSRRFHIDTDGSGYFLQESGVNTLLRKSTNYGIAAHSVLYTFPNISSNKNSQAISTRGPLIAAVMGGRLYVSTNSGSSFNLINWQGTKLALMTGITTKDGKTVYGVTADWNIVKSSDIGETWSLKYTNGRGCFSKEPRIDTHELEANRFSVWANGSNCGQYASSIDGGNTVSTGLLALNQSFQSHVYNPLDSNFEGFRAQAYYRQTNDGGYDWKAFNNFPSTMATNPDAFHDSQNGNKQWLVDTSSFGSVVVTNLATITQSTVATGLATVAGMDAFVNDAGVFEVRVIDRTGKIRRSLDQGATFSDLGVAPGLPICTVRYFYSLPQNRNVMATICANGDDLTFTTNNGQTWRTIDFDGLYGINCDASAVALHPNKFFVACKSYDVLYVKYNAIELINDVTDSILSNADHGLGRPIVNNTIANEFASTEYAIIPLNGTCDGSLTFSPSVPLSNDPAFSSTGDYQVCVRLTDASSVVTFDRSPIISFDSSVPAAPTFNLAGALSDALLKRHEFMDDGNPVVTGISGSGFDNSSFAIIPAAGICNSSHRYSFSQPIGTLANQFVSISPGSWKVCMKLSDRAGNGEVYTQSPTFTYSDATVYSKLVNLPSPISNILNLNINVTGTNVSSYRYKVGQSSNTNCAAGAGYSSPVSSANPITDSLVTFKPSTIEQATQLKICVVGSDASGNWQAFKEATMYEWSLFRYSAEKIVVGNASEVENWKSGWVDLHDHSIFYATDYSGMVYKSNNGGASWSGLCRIPISANSLVYGDMAYVQSHYADRTLYVPMYGDVYKVQDLGGIDCLNVTADLPYISTNAANVNFSIGPSGVLYAQTLDGGEQRDSIYKSTNGGLSWTRTGGGIIYIESYTPSISMRPDPNVPGRLFATFVEPSRPDMYGVYRSDDDGANWTKLQTSTGRLFLTPALQTPGKWSAFNAMAPSTGLCTTNDWVTSNTCTRYSADTPSNTQNQGRFQSLNGDIFSTTSMYWATNMPSYMLKKYQAGDNSSTVDVALVPPVPLSSNFPLYAIQGSSYIATAVGRMYISTNGGASFTKIPAANPENFPLLLEGAKNGSKNLMVMPPTSYLGGHKKVFMSQDFGESWVAHADPNDRCYQNTLAAMGDLDHSRFSAFVSTSCATDNFNSFTDSYVTKSTLVGIEGKAVDISNPQEGFLFGNYYMAKTSSYWQHYDYKNFVMPFIAPSTVFKLHPEGYVDPRDSNRFFALTVNQNGDVNYPIRLSLVDYGAGTWTNLTPNTNLPVPSSLALAHDGSGGHYLYVIASDGRLERSTDYGASFSVINSNTMTSGSSCNSNRKYYVDPDKPQYQQTSCSGEYFSINGGLNFNRILSSFQTDRSFDGCIIVPKYFDGKHIYVRCALGLMKLKLSDFDLWTSQNDRNLDANEQGMDLPLVQVTEPGQYSSISYAVVGANVTCDNSLTYSASIPTTTDPAFTTSGKYKVCVKYNDGSVKFAETSYLNFTSGAAVFTSVALANDVADGVLTENEKQDSHLPLLKNLVASNYNSIVYQVAVSGANCSTLTDYKTHPPLANLEGHELSMSDGNSYKVCLKLRNHSGAVYGSSPSFTYEENFPHAELVAELGLVEKNINITSAVSGLDLTTYKYKFGRAEFLQCASDTNYSSEVSVATQITLPLATAELDKQYKLCLVGKNSANEWQPLHLATEYSFFVNKFRITAFSPGSFNIGNWIDMAIHETDPNYMALMSHSGHVYRTRDGGVTWNVLCKIAENVTFTNNQRYKLLIANDGPKTIYTSSSFSSGGSYRVEDRGGDSCTKVSRHHIALDSVGRVYSVSGSLDSSNPTGAYRSADQGRSWVRLLSLSSTVLDGVIHVNRNNDDNILVVNDSSTGSMFVTNDGGLNWTSRGSLGGFLRTQSLISSPTLANTFFQPLNGVYTTDGGATSASLIGAINFRGDGRAYRLRVVSDAETVLETNTDVFNSGTWTTVYTFNGFGHNNYDNLVVSGNTIAVIFARRLYLSTNGGATFAVQNISMNRFAFNSFERTATKIYGLTNSNAIFASSDNGVSWNFISQIENDVGLAKTFMLPSTGNGQLIVATNNYIHTSSDEFNTNKTRHSRVTLSFCFYENVAQANQMLLGTQNGHVATTDGYVTNSVSAESITNTCYSEPRLYMNPADPNFIINTSWSTFVVYNMTTNTSVPFVTGLPNTISDIEMYEDGGNYVLRAIDTRGTIRESLNFGTTFSPVGAINPYASSDSLSNSKMNSEITDRNFILNHTGQNLAYTFDGGNTWETQIKTANMQGVLKCTAMNDVIPFKVGGVQKAIASCSSDTEAGRALIIEF; encoded by the coding sequence ATGCTACTGATGACGGCCGCTGGCTGTAATCCATCTGGTTATGTGAAAGTTGATGTCTTTCAAGATCTCTTTAAAAATAATCCACCAACTCTTAGTTCATTTACCTGTGCTTCTACTTCACTAACTGAAGGTGACACTCTTTCCTGTTCGGCAATTGGTAATGATACTGGAGACTTCACCTATCGATTTTCGCTCCAGAATACTTGTGGGAGCGCAGTTATTGATGCTGATTCAGGTGTCATCAACTTACTGACAGACAATAGTTTTGTTCCGGGCTGTGTTCTTTCTATAGAGGCCTTTGATGGAGAGTTTACTTCATCGTCTATCCAAGTTCCGATCACTGTTGCCAATACTGTTCCAACCTTATCAATATCTGATGTTACTCTTCCTGAGGACTCTGTTTTAATCGCTAATGATGCCGCTGTTCAGTCATCTGAAGGGGACAATGGTGTTTATGCTTTAGACAATGCGGTCACAACTGGGACAAAGTGTTCGACAGTAGGAACATTATCTATTGATGCAGTAACTGGTGCCGTTTCTTTGAATGCTCCTAACTGGGTGGGAAGTTGTAATATTACTGTGACATATGATGATGGTAATGGTGGTGTGGCCACAGATGAATTTACCTATACAGCGACTAATATTAACGATGGCCCCATCATAAGTGGTAGTTGCGGTGGTTCAGTGAATCAAGATGCCGCCTATTCTTGTTCAGCACTCACGGCGAATGATCCTGAAGGAGACACGTTTACTTGGGAGTTTGGGCCGACTCATGATTGTGCTTTCCTTGCCATCGACAGCTCAACTGGTGCTATCACAGGAACTCCAGATGATAATGAAGTTGGAAGCTGCACACTTGCTGTGAGAGGCACCGATGGAACAAATTATTCTCAAATCGTCTACACCCGATCAATTACCGTAAATAACCTTCAACCGACCTTAAATATTACCAATAAGTCTACTAACGACACCATTGGACCTGTAGTCGTCGCCACTGATGCAGAAGTTCAGTCTAACGAGGAAGGCCTCGGAGTTTATGCTCTAGATAATGCCACGACTTCCGGAACTAAATGTAGTGATAACGGTGTTGTGAGTATTAACACTACTAATGGAGAAGTGACTTTTGATGGAGTCGATGGGTGGACCGGCACTTGTAATATTAAGGTGGTCTTTGATGACCAGAATCCAACTCTGAATTTAGTTGCTGATGAATTCACACTTACAGTTGTTGATAATGTGGGCCCAGTTGCACTAAGTGTGAGTTCACTTCTGGCCGATGGAACATACAATTTAGGTTCAACCATTTCAATTCGTGTGACGTTTAATGAACCTGTGACAGTCACGGGTTTCCCAAAAATTCTGTTAGAAACGGGCTTTATTGATCGAGAGGCAACGTATGTCTCTGGAAGTGGCAGTGCCAATCTTACCTTTAATTATACTGTTGAAGCAGATGACTTCTCCGCTGATCTTGATGTGGCCGCAGCGGCCGTAATCGTTCTTAATGGTGGAACTTTAGTTGATATTTCTTCTAATGCTGCAACATTAAATTTGCCAGCGGGAGCAAATCCAAACTCACTACCATCTCAGAAAAACATTGTTGTCGCCGGGACCTTCCCGTTCGCTGAACTTCAAAATATCCCGACTCCCATTGCTCGCACGAGCTTGACCGATATGACAGTTGGTGGAACAGGCGTGACTCACTATCGATATAAATGGGGGATTAAGGCCGCAACCGATTGTAGTGTAGCGACAGGGTATTCCGCAGAAACTGATATCTCACAAAAAATTGTGGAGAGTCTTACATCAGTCGTAGTCGGTAATCCAGTTGCGTTTTGTGTAGTCGGAAAAAATGCTAGTGATGTCTGGCAGCCATATTCTGCCGCAACTCGAGTTGAGTGGATCAAGGGTGAGTACTCGATGGGCCCAATTTCACTCGCTGGACTCAGTAATCTTCCAAACTGGAAAGATGTCATCATTGATAGTTTTGGCAGAATTGTGGCAAGAAACGCCCGCGGAGAAATCTTTCGATCTGTTGATAACGGAACGACTTGGCAGCTTCAATGTAAAATCGTGAATGACGATAATGCCCACTTTAAAACTTCTCCAACTGCGGGTCACACTTATCTAATTACCAACGGTAATCTTCATAAGGTTGAATCTTATAATGGGGCCCCTTGCCCTCAGAAAACGTCGACTATCACAGATTTTAACTATACCTATTTTTATTCACCGATTGCTATCGACAGTGACGGAAGTATTTATCTCTTTTTAGCGGATGCTAGTGGTCAGCGAGATTTATTATACAAATCTGCGGACCAAGGTGAAAATTGGATCCTTCATAACACGCTTACAGGGAATGGTTGGTCATCTTCTTTTGCCATTGATCCTAATGATAAAAATAAGATGGTGCGGTTTGCTGCTGATGATGTGAATTCAACTCGCCAGGGACTTTATACATCATCTAATGCTGGTATTACATGGACCATGACTAGCACCAAAGATCTGACATTTGTTGATCTGAAATATAATCCGGCCCAAAGTAATTCGTTTTATGTGGCCACCGGAGACTATTCAACTGATGGTGGTGTTAACCTTACACTTGGAACTAACACCATCCTTGTGACGGATTCACGTCGTTTTCACATTGATACAGATGGCTCAGGATATTTTCTTCAGGAGAGTGGTGTTAACACACTCCTAAGAAAGAGCACCAACTACGGAATTGCGGCCCATAGTGTGCTATATACCTTTCCAAACATCAGTTCTAACAAGAACAGTCAGGCGATATCTACTCGCGGACCCCTTATCGCCGCAGTCATGGGTGGAAGACTGTATGTGAGTACCAACAGTGGTAGTAGTTTTAATCTTATCAACTGGCAGGGGACCAAGCTTGCTCTTATGACTGGTATTACTACTAAAGATGGTAAAACTGTTTATGGGGTCACCGCTGATTGGAACATTGTTAAATCAAGTGACATCGGTGAAACCTGGTCACTAAAATACACCAATGGACGAGGTTGTTTTAGTAAAGAGCCTCGTATTGACACTCATGAATTAGAGGCCAATCGTTTTTCTGTATGGGCCAATGGATCAAACTGTGGCCAATACGCTTCAAGTATTGATGGTGGTAATACCGTGAGTACTGGTCTTCTTGCCTTAAATCAGAGCTTTCAATCCCATGTGTATAATCCTCTTGATTCAAATTTTGAGGGTTTTCGTGCCCAAGCATACTATCGTCAAACCAATGATGGTGGGTATGATTGGAAAGCTTTTAATAATTTCCCGTCTACAATGGCCACTAATCCAGATGCCTTTCATGATTCACAGAATGGGAATAAACAGTGGCTAGTGGATACTTCTTCATTTGGTAGCGTGGTGGTTACGAATCTCGCGACAATCACTCAATCAACTGTTGCTACTGGCCTGGCCACTGTTGCAGGCATGGATGCGTTTGTAAATGATGCTGGGGTCTTTGAAGTTCGAGTGATTGATCGCACGGGTAAAATTCGTCGTAGTCTAGATCAGGGAGCGACTTTTTCGGATCTGGGGGTGGCCCCAGGACTTCCTATTTGTACTGTTCGATATTTTTATTCTTTGCCTCAAAACCGAAATGTTATGGCCACGATTTGTGCCAATGGTGATGACCTAACTTTCACAACTAATAATGGTCAGACTTGGAGAACAATTGATTTTGATGGGCTTTATGGAATTAATTGTGATGCAAGTGCCGTGGCACTTCATCCTAATAAGTTTTTCGTGGCCTGTAAGTCTTATGATGTTCTTTATGTGAAATATAATGCGATCGAACTTATTAATGATGTAACAGATAGTATTCTCTCCAATGCAGATCATGGCCTTGGAAGACCCATCGTTAATAATACAATTGCCAATGAGTTTGCGAGCACGGAATACGCGATTATTCCTTTAAATGGTACTTGCGATGGTTCTTTAACTTTTTCACCTTCTGTTCCACTTTCTAATGATCCAGCTTTCTCTTCCACCGGAGATTATCAAGTCTGTGTTCGATTAACTGATGCTTCTTCTGTGGTCACCTTTGATCGAAGCCCGATTATTAGTTTTGACAGTTCTGTTCCTGCCGCTCCAACTTTTAATTTGGCCGGCGCTCTAAGTGATGCCCTTTTGAAACGTCATGAATTTATGGACGACGGAAATCCTGTCGTAACAGGTATTAGTGGGTCAGGTTTTGATAATAGTTCGTTTGCCATCATTCCGGCGGCCGGTATTTGTAATAGTTCCCATCGCTATTCCTTCTCTCAGCCGATTGGGACCCTGGCCAACCAGTTTGTTTCAATTTCTCCCGGCTCCTGGAAAGTTTGTATGAAGCTCTCTGATAGGGCCGGTAACGGTGAAGTCTACACTCAATCTCCAACTTTTACTTATAGTGATGCGACTGTATATTCAAAACTCGTGAATCTCCCTTCGCCGATTTCAAATATTCTTAATTTAAATATTAATGTTACGGGAACTAATGTTAGTTCTTACCGTTATAAAGTTGGTCAATCCTCTAATACAAACTGTGCTGCCGGAGCGGGGTACAGTTCTCCAGTATCAAGTGCCAATCCAATCACCGATTCACTAGTGACGTTCAAGCCAAGCACGATCGAGCAGGCCACACAATTAAAAATTTGTGTCGTGGGATCTGACGCTTCAGGAAACTGGCAAGCATTTAAAGAAGCAACCATGTACGAGTGGAGTCTTTTCAGATATTCCGCCGAGAAGATTGTTGTTGGTAATGCTTCAGAAGTAGAAAACTGGAAGAGTGGTTGGGTAGATCTACATGACCATTCTATCTTTTATGCAACTGACTATTCGGGAATGGTTTATAAAAGTAATAATGGCGGGGCCAGCTGGAGTGGTCTTTGTCGTATACCCATAAGTGCCAATAGTTTGGTGTATGGTGATATGGCCTATGTTCAATCACATTATGCTGACAGAACTCTCTACGTACCTATGTATGGTGATGTCTATAAGGTTCAAGATTTAGGTGGAATTGATTGTTTAAATGTTACCGCCGATCTGCCATACATATCTACCAATGCTGCCAATGTAAACTTCAGCATTGGCCCATCGGGAGTTCTATACGCGCAAACACTGGATGGCGGCGAACAAAGGGATAGTATCTATAAAAGCACTAATGGTGGTCTTTCTTGGACCAGAACTGGTGGCGGAATTATTTATATAGAAAGCTATACTCCTTCTATCTCCATGAGGCCAGATCCCAATGTTCCAGGCAGACTATTTGCTACTTTCGTTGAACCATCAAGACCGGACATGTATGGAGTTTATCGCAGTGACGATGATGGGGCCAACTGGACAAAACTACAAACATCGACTGGAAGGCTCTTTTTAACTCCGGCGCTTCAAACACCTGGTAAATGGTCTGCCTTTAATGCCATGGCCCCAAGTACTGGTCTGTGTACGACTAACGACTGGGTGACGTCAAATACCTGCACGAGATATAGTGCTGATACTCCTAGTAACACTCAAAACCAAGGCCGTTTTCAATCTTTAAATGGTGACATCTTCAGCACTACTTCGATGTATTGGGCAACTAACATGCCTTCTTATATGCTTAAAAAATATCAGGCCGGTGACAATTCATCTACGGTTGACGTGGCCCTCGTTCCACCAGTTCCCCTGAGTTCTAACTTTCCACTCTATGCTATTCAAGGATCTTCATACATCGCTACGGCGGTGGGACGTATGTATATTTCCACCAACGGTGGAGCAAGTTTCACTAAGATCCCGGCCGCAAACCCAGAAAATTTTCCTCTCCTTCTGGAAGGTGCTAAAAACGGCAGTAAAAATTTGATGGTCATGCCTCCAACAAGTTATTTAGGTGGCCACAAGAAAGTGTTCATGTCTCAGGATTTTGGTGAGAGCTGGGTGGCGCATGCCGATCCAAATGATCGCTGCTATCAGAATACATTGGCCGCAATGGGTGATCTAGATCATTCCCGATTCTCTGCATTTGTTAGTACCTCATGCGCTACCGATAATTTTAATTCTTTCACGGACTCTTATGTAACAAAAAGTACCTTGGTTGGAATTGAAGGTAAGGCAGTGGATATTTCTAATCCTCAAGAAGGCTTTCTATTTGGTAATTACTATATGGCCAAAACCAGTAGTTATTGGCAGCACTATGATTATAAGAACTTTGTGATGCCTTTTATCGCTCCATCAACTGTTTTTAAATTACATCCAGAGGGCTATGTTGACCCAAGAGATTCAAATAGATTTTTTGCTCTGACTGTAAACCAAAATGGTGATGTGAATTATCCAATTCGCTTAAGTCTTGTGGACTATGGGGCCGGTACTTGGACTAATTTAACTCCTAATACGAACTTACCTGTCCCTTCGAGTTTGGCCCTGGCCCATGACGGTTCTGGTGGACACTATCTTTATGTCATTGCAAGTGATGGTAGGCTGGAGCGTTCAACGGATTATGGTGCTTCATTTAGTGTCATAAATTCCAATACCATGACCTCAGGTTCTTCTTGTAACAGTAACCGTAAATATTATGTGGATCCGGACAAACCACAATACCAACAAACTTCTTGTAGTGGTGAATACTTCAGTATCAATGGTGGGTTGAACTTTAATCGAATTCTTTCTTCTTTTCAAACTGACAGAAGTTTTGATGGTTGTATAATTGTTCCAAAATATTTCGATGGTAAGCACATTTATGTGAGATGTGCCCTCGGTCTGATGAAACTTAAACTGTCTGACTTTGATTTGTGGACCAGTCAGAATGATCGAAATCTAGATGCCAACGAACAAGGGATGGATCTGCCTTTAGTTCAAGTCACTGAACCAGGGCAATATAGCTCAATCTCCTATGCGGTTGTAGGGGCCAATGTTACTTGTGATAACAGTTTAACTTATTCGGCCTCTATTCCTACTACAACCGATCCGGCGTTTACGACCTCTGGTAAATACAAGGTTTGCGTTAAGTATAATGATGGGTCTGTGAAGTTCGCTGAAACAAGTTATTTGAATTTTACTTCCGGGGCCGCAGTATTTACCAGTGTTGCTCTGGCAAATGATGTGGCCGATGGCGTTTTAACTGAGAATGAAAAACAAGATAGTCATTTGCCACTTTTAAAAAATCTTGTCGCTTCAAATTACAATTCAATAGTCTATCAGGTCGCGGTCAGTGGCGCCAATTGTAGCACGCTCACTGATTACAAAACTCATCCGCCTCTAGCGAACCTGGAAGGTCATGAGTTGTCCATGTCGGATGGCAACTCTTATAAAGTGTGTTTAAAGCTTAGAAATCATTCTGGTGCTGTCTATGGTTCATCTCCAAGCTTTACCTATGAAGAAAACTTCCCTCATGCCGAACTCGTGGCGGAGCTTGGTTTAGTTGAGAAAAATATCAACATTACTTCGGCCGTCTCGGGTTTGGATTTGACGACTTATAAATATAAATTTGGCCGTGCCGAGTTCCTGCAATGTGCTTCAGATACTAATTATAGTTCAGAAGTTTCTGTGGCGACTCAAATTACTTTGCCTCTAGCAACGGCCGAGCTGGATAAACAATATAAACTTTGTCTGGTTGGGAAAAATAGCGCCAATGAATGGCAACCTCTGCATTTAGCGACGGAATATTCTTTCTTTGTGAATAAGTTTCGGATCACAGCCTTCTCTCCTGGTTCATTTAATATTGGTAACTGGATAGATATGGCGATCCATGAAACTGACCCTAATTATATGGCCCTAATGTCCCATAGTGGCCATGTTTATCGTACCCGAGACGGAGGAGTGACCTGGAACGTTCTTTGTAAGATTGCAGAAAATGTCACTTTCACAAATAATCAACGGTATAAACTTCTGATCGCTAATGACGGACCAAAAACAATTTATACCTCCTCTTCTTTCTCTTCAGGCGGTTCCTACCGAGTGGAGGATAGAGGTGGGGACAGTTGTACTAAAGTCTCAAGACATCACATCGCATTGGATAGTGTTGGCCGTGTTTACAGTGTAAGTGGCTCTTTAGATAGTTCGAATCCGACCGGCGCCTATCGCTCAGCTGACCAAGGAAGAAGCTGGGTCCGTCTCTTATCACTATCTTCAACTGTCCTTGATGGAGTCATTCATGTTAATCGCAACAATGATGACAATATTTTGGTGGTGAATGACTCTTCGACTGGCTCTATGTTTGTTACGAATGATGGAGGACTCAACTGGACTTCACGGGGAAGCTTGGGAGGTTTTTTAAGAACCCAATCTTTGATTTCGTCTCCGACTTTGGCCAACACATTTTTTCAACCTCTAAATGGCGTTTATACTACCGATGGAGGAGCAACCTCTGCGTCTTTAATTGGGGCAATCAATTTTAGAGGTGATGGTAGGGCCTATCGACTTCGTGTTGTTAGCGACGCAGAAACAGTATTAGAAACAAATACGGATGTATTCAATAGCGGAACTTGGACAACTGTTTATACCTTTAATGGTTTTGGCCATAACAACTATGACAATTTAGTGGTATCTGGAAATACCATCGCGGTGATCTTTGCCCGTCGACTCTATTTATCGACTAACGGTGGTGCGACCTTTGCCGTTCAAAATATATCTATGAATAGATTTGCTTTCAATTCATTCGAAAGAACCGCAACCAAGATATATGGATTGACTAACAGTAACGCTATATTTGCTTCGTCTGACAATGGTGTGAGCTGGAATTTCATATCTCAAATTGAGAACGACGTAGGTCTGGCCAAAACTTTTATGCTTCCATCAACAGGTAATGGTCAGTTAATTGTTGCAACTAATAACTATATCCATACTTCAAGTGATGAATTCAATACTAATAAAACAAGGCATTCTCGAGTCACCCTGAGTTTTTGTTTTTATGAGAACGTAGCGCAGGCAAATCAGATGCTGCTTGGAACTCAGAACGGTCACGTCGCAACAACAGATGGCTATGTGACAAATTCCGTCAGTGCTGAATCGATTACCAATACCTGTTATTCAGAGCCGCGTCTCTATATGAATCCAGCAGATCCTAATTTTATTATCAACACAAGCTGGAGTACATTTGTTGTATATAATATGACAACCAACACTTCAGTACCGTTTGTGACGGGATTACCGAATACCATTTCGGATATTGAGATGTACGAGGATGGCGGTAACTATGTTTTAAGGGCCATTGATACTCGAGGAACGATTCGTGAATCACTTAATTTCGGAACAACTTTCTCTCCTGTAGGGGCCATAAATCCTTATGCTTCTTCAGATTCACTTTCAAATTCAAAGATGAACTCTGAAATTACCGATAGAAATTTCATTCTCAACCATACGGGACAGAATTTGGCCTACACCTTCGATGGTGGTAATACTTGGGAAACTCAAATTAAAACTGCCAACATGCAGGGTGTGCTTAAATGTACTGCCATGAATGATGTCATCCCTTTCAAGGTGGGTGGAGTTCAGAAGGCCATTGCCTCATGTAGTAGCGACACTGAAGCTGGCCGGGCCTTAATCATTGAGTTCTAA
- a CDS encoding beta-ketoacyl-[acyl-carrier-protein] synthase family protein codes for MDDTQRIVMTGIGLTAPNGNNLADFRSALLNCKSGVKHTEIRYMGQQVAGMCDFDEYKYQSKKLRRRGTRAGSISIYCANEAIQDAKLDWANIDKSMVGVYLGITEHGNVETEEEIYQMHQNNLDWKLWSPHHNPRTVANSPAGEVTLNLNITGPHYTLGSACAGGNVGIIQGVQQLLLGEVDLALAGGISESSQTFGIFAAFAAQGALAQHEDATKASRPLDKNRNGIAISEGGCVYVLERLSDAKKRNAKIYAEIVGYAINSDASDFVNPNTDRQVECMHKALKKAGLKPSDIDILNMHATGTGTGDVNETLAVRRAFEDSNKTYVNFTKGHIGHCMGAAGSLELAGNIPSFDDGVVHPGMNITELDPECDIKNLVYNQPKQVGNINYILNNSFGMLGINSALIVKKFTA; via the coding sequence ATGGATGACACACAACGCATTGTGATGACAGGGATCGGATTAACAGCTCCTAATGGGAACAATCTCGCTGATTTTCGCTCTGCTCTGTTAAATTGTAAGTCAGGTGTAAAGCACACTGAGATTCGTTACATGGGTCAACAAGTGGCCGGCATGTGCGATTTCGATGAATACAAATATCAATCAAAAAAACTTCGTCGTCGTGGAACTCGTGCGGGATCAATTTCTATCTACTGCGCGAATGAGGCGATTCAAGATGCAAAACTTGACTGGGCCAACATTGATAAATCGATGGTTGGTGTTTATCTCGGAATCACTGAACACGGTAACGTGGAAACTGAGGAAGAGATTTATCAAATGCACCAGAACAATCTTGATTGGAAACTTTGGTCTCCTCACCACAATCCAAGAACAGTAGCAAACTCACCTGCAGGTGAAGTCACTCTGAATTTGAACATCACTGGCCCTCATTACACTCTGGGTTCTGCCTGTGCTGGTGGTAACGTAGGGATCATTCAAGGTGTTCAACAACTTCTTCTAGGAGAAGTTGATCTTGCTCTTGCTGGTGGTATTTCTGAGTCTTCTCAGACTTTCGGGATTTTTGCTGCATTCGCTGCTCAAGGTGCTCTTGCTCAACACGAAGACGCAACAAAAGCTTCTCGTCCGCTTGATAAAAACCGTAATGGAATCGCCATCTCTGAAGGTGGATGTGTTTACGTACTTGAGCGTCTTTCAGATGCTAAAAAACGTAATGCTAAAATCTACGCGGAGATCGTGGGCTACGCGATTAACTCTGATGCCTCAGACTTCGTTAACCCGAATACTGATCGTCAGGTAGAGTGTATGCACAAAGCGCTTAAGAAAGCGGGTTTAAAACCTTCTGACATCGATATCTTGAATATGCATGCAACTGGAACCGGAACTGGTGACGTTAATGAAACTCTGGCCGTTCGTCGTGCTTTTGAAGATTCAAATAAGACTTACGTGAATTTCACGAAAGGTCACATCGGTCACTGTATGGGTGCTGCAGGTTCATTAGAGCTTGCTGGAAACATTCCAAGCTTTGATGATGGTGTAGTTCATCCTGGTATGAACATTACAGAACTAGATCCAGAGTGTGATATTAAGAACCTCGTTTATAATCAGCCAAAACAAGTCGGCAACATTAACTACATTCTGAACAATTCATTCGGAATGCTAGGAATTAACTCAGCACTTATTGTTAAGAAGTTTACTGCTTAA
- a CDS encoding acyl carrier protein, with product MDVRQIVIDIISDIAPDEDTSNLDDKVSLREQLDLDSMDFLDIVMELRKRHKIEVPQEDYPKLATLESCVAYLSPKFVTA from the coding sequence ATGGACGTACGTCAAATCGTTATTGATATCATTTCTGATATCGCCCCTGATGAAGATACATCAAACCTTGATGACAAGGTTTCTCTTCGTGAACAACTAGATCTAGATTCTATGGATTTCCTGGACATCGTTATGGAGCTTAGAAAGCGTCATAAAATTGAAGTTCCTCAGGAAGACTATCCAAAGCTAGCGACACTTGAATCATGTGTTGCTTACCTTTCACCAAAATTCGTTACAGCTTAA